The Flavobacteriales bacterium genome has a segment encoding these proteins:
- a CDS encoding L,D-transpeptidase, which produces MMLVIRKIGLLSVLALLTSACNEQVKAGNQINTSIKKEEKQIPEEPNNNNKSYDFLFFPHLGDGFSTPFHERINSISKNKQQQTLRWNHTVTESTTELLEQWSLLNSSEPSSIFSVAKGIVQTETDTSFIIEHQFLENGKKKIIQVEYFPITPIENIKSVNRNQKIGTLKGTTLFTRIRWTSDIPIYKKPLQWYAENYRHTTLPASENQLLIVVKSEYTIYHFEKGKLIAEFDICLGQEPLGHKEVEGDNKTPEGEYRITEKEKGPFYGGTGPWLGDRWMHFSYPNRFDAKLGYEKGLISKTQYLDIEKTDLMNGKTNSYTHLGGRVGLHGWNGTFIANGTQDLTWGCICMQNEDIIELFEKIPMNTKLIILP; this is translated from the coding sequence ATGATGCTGGTCATTCGAAAAATAGGACTCTTATCAGTTTTAGCGCTTCTAACCTCAGCTTGTAATGAACAAGTTAAAGCAGGAAATCAGATAAATACCAGCATTAAGAAAGAAGAAAAACAAATCCCGGAGGAACCAAATAATAACAATAAAAGCTACGATTTTTTATTCTTTCCTCACCTGGGTGATGGATTTAGCACACCCTTTCATGAGCGGATCAATTCCATTTCAAAAAACAAACAACAACAAACGTTACGCTGGAACCATACAGTAACAGAATCCACAACGGAATTACTTGAGCAATGGAGCCTGCTTAATTCATCTGAACCCAGCAGTATTTTTTCGGTTGCAAAAGGCATTGTGCAGACAGAAACCGACACTTCTTTCATCATCGAACATCAGTTCCTTGAAAATGGAAAAAAGAAAATAATTCAGGTAGAATATTTCCCCATTACTCCAATAGAAAATATTAAATCTGTAAATAGAAATCAAAAAATTGGTACTCTCAAAGGAACCACTCTTTTTACGCGTATTCGGTGGACTTCCGATATTCCAATATATAAGAAACCTCTGCAATGGTATGCAGAAAATTACAGGCACACTACCCTACCCGCCAGTGAAAATCAATTGTTGATTGTAGTAAAAAGTGAATACACCATTTACCATTTCGAAAAAGGGAAACTGATTGCTGAGTTTGATATTTGTTTGGGACAAGAACCTCTTGGACATAAAGAAGTGGAAGGAGATAATAAAACACCGGAAGGGGAATATAGAATTACGGAAAAAGAAAAAGGTCCCTTTTACGGCGGTACGGGTCCCTGGCTGGGCGATCGATGGATGCATTTCTCCTATCCGAACCGCTTCGATGCCAAACTGGGATATGAAAAGGGATTAATTTCTAAAACGCAATACCTCGATATTGAAAAAACAGATTTGATGAATGGAAAAACCAACTCGTATACGCATTTAGGCGGACGAGTAGGCTTGCATGGTTGGAACGGGACCTTTATTGCCAATGGCACCCAGGATTTAACCTGGGGCTGTATTTGTATGCAAAACGAAGACATTATTGAGCTCTTCGAAAAAATCCCCATGAATACCAAACTGATTATTCTACCATAA